The window TCCATTTCAAAACGTGGTGCTTGTTTTCCAACCATGCGTTCTGGCATGTTCTTTCCCTCCGAATTTCAATTTAACAACGGAATAGCGTTCAAAAAGGTGTTATCATTTACTCTAACTTGATCTTAGGACAAGGCTTTCTCACAATCAAAATTACCATGTTATCCGTAAGCCTTGCATCCTCTTTAACTATCCATACCCATTCCCTACGCACACTGGAAATTTAATAAAAACTCTTTTAGTTTCCCGATTTATAGATGATATACGATTTTATCAGATCGATTGCCTTTGGAATTGCTGATTCATCCGGGGAAAGCTTCGAATGGTGTAATCCATACGGGGAATCCACTCCAAGCCAGAACATAAAGCCTGGAATATCCCTGAGCATAAACCCAAAATCCTCTCCAGTCATCGCCTCCTTGCAACGAATCACTTCAATATCTTCCGAGTTTGAAGCAAATTCATAGAAATCCAATGCCAGTGCAGGATCATTGTAAACCTGATGATACATTGAGCCGTAATCAATTACCGCTTCACATGCAAACCCCTCTTCAATCCCTCTGACCAATGATTCGATTCTTGATTTGACTGTCTTCATCGACTCAGGCGATAGTGTTCTGATGGTTCCTTCCAAACGCGCCTTGTCGGCAATCACGTTTTGGACGGTCCCTCCAGTAATCTTTCCAATCGTAATGACAGCACTGTCAAGAGGGTCAACATTCCTCGATATAACCGTCTGAAGCTGAGTAACAAGGTGACAGGCAGCCACAACCATATCATTCGCTGTATGTGGGTATGCAGCATGTCCACCCTTACCCTTTAAATCAACGAAGAGTTCCGAAGTATTCGCAAAAAGCAGGCCTTCTTTCAATGCTATTGTTCCTGCAGGATATTCAGGGGCAATATGTAAAGCAATAATCATATCTGGCAGCCACTTCTGCATCGTTTCGGATTTAAGCATTGGTTCAGCACCCCCAGGGCCTTCCTCTGCAGGCTGGAAAATAAACAAAAGATCATCATTGATAGGGTTATGAACAAAAAACTCAACCAATCCAAGGGCAATGCTCATATGAAAATCGTGTCCGCAGGCATGCATATTCCCTTCATGCACGGAAGTAAAAGGATATCCTGTGTCCTCTTTTATCGGGAGGCCATCGATATCTGTTCTGTAGCCGATTATTTTGGTTGGGTTAAGTCCTTTTACACGTACAAATAAACCGGTACGCCACTCAATGATCTCAAGCCTTTCCTGTAGAAGTGAATTTAAGAAATTTAATAAGTAAGCCTGTGTTTTAAATTCTTGAAAACCCAGCTCCGGTATTTGATGGAGTTCACGGCGGATTTTAATAAAGTGATCCATTCCTTTATATGCCTCCTAATTGTTAACAGAGAGCCAAGCTCTCTTTTTTCCCTGTATGCTTTACACTTTGATTTTAATGATCTCTATTCATTATAAAGGCAAGGCCTGAGATACAAAAGAAAGTGCGGATTGCTCCACACTTTCCTTTTCGTACCACGAAACGAAGCGTTTGCTTGATTACAGCTGGCGCAATTCGTTCATGATCTCAGTTTTTGATTTTGTTTTTTCATCAATTTCCTTGATTACTCTAGCAGGCGCACCAGCAACAAGAGTGTTTGCCGGTACATCACTGAGGACAATCGATCCCGCTGCAACAACTGCACCTTTGCCAACTGTGACACCTTCAATGACAACAGCATTGGCACCGATAACAACATCATCCTCAATTACAACAGGCTTTGCTGAAGGCGGCTCAATTACGCCTGCCAGTACGGTTCCAGCCCCAATATGGCAGTTTTTGCCGACAGTAGCCCTGCCGCCCATGATAACGCCCATATCAATCATTGTACCCTCGCCAATCACCGCACCAATATTAATGAGAGCTCCCATCATAATAACGGCATTGTCACCAATTTCAACTTGATCACGAATAACCGCGCCTGGTTCAATCCTGGCTTTAATATTTTTAGTATCCAAAAGCGGGATAGCGGAATTCCTGCGGTCACTTTCAATGACATAATCGTCAATTTTTGCCTGGTTTTGCTCGATGATTGGATTGATATCCGACCACTCACCAAAAACCACACCTGTATTACCAGTGA is drawn from Bacillus sp. FJAT-18017 and contains these coding sequences:
- the dapD gene encoding 2,3,4,5-tetrahydropyridine-2,6-dicarboxylate N-acetyltransferase; amino-acid sequence: MKMMDANEIISFIQNAKKSTPVKVYIKGDLEGLDFGAESKTFITGNTGVVFGEWSDINPIIEQNQAKIDDYVIESDRRNSAIPLLDTKNIKARIEPGAVIRDQVEIGDNAVIMMGALINIGAVIGEGTMIDMGVIMGGRATVGKNCHIGAGTVLAGVIEPPSAKPVVIEDDVVIGANAVVIEGVTVGKGAVVAAGSIVLSDVPANTLVAGAPARVIKEIDEKTKSKTEIMNELRQL
- a CDS encoding N-acetyldiaminopimelate deacetylase, with translation MDHFIKIRRELHQIPELGFQEFKTQAYLLNFLNSLLQERLEIIEWRTGLFVRVKGLNPTKIIGYRTDIDGLPIKEDTGYPFTSVHEGNMHACGHDFHMSIALGLVEFFVHNPINDDLLFIFQPAEEGPGGAEPMLKSETMQKWLPDMIIALHIAPEYPAGTIALKEGLLFANTSELFVDLKGKGGHAAYPHTANDMVVAACHLVTQLQTVISRNVDPLDSAVITIGKITGGTVQNVIADKARLEGTIRTLSPESMKTVKSRIESLVRGIEEGFACEAVIDYGSMYHQVYNDPALALDFYEFASNSEDIEVIRCKEAMTGEDFGFMLRDIPGFMFWLGVDSPYGLHHSKLSPDESAIPKAIDLIKSYIIYKSGN